A genomic region of Streptomyces sp. R33 contains the following coding sequences:
- a CDS encoding IclR family transcriptional regulator: protein MTAETSQTLDRGLRVLKLLADTDHGLTVTELSNRLGVNRTVVYRLLATLEQHALVRRDLGGRARVGLGVLRLGRQVHPLVREAALPALRSLAEDIGATAHLTLVDGTEALAVAVVEPTWTDYHVAYRPGFRHPLDRGAAGRAILAARQGTLTEPGYTLTHGELEAGASGAAAPLVGITGLEGSVGVVMLSDAVPERVGPRVVDAAREVADALR from the coding sequence GTGACCGCGGAAACCTCCCAGACTCTGGACCGAGGACTCAGAGTCCTCAAACTGCTCGCCGACACCGACCACGGTCTGACCGTCACCGAGCTCTCCAACCGCCTCGGTGTGAACCGCACCGTGGTCTACCGCCTGCTGGCCACCCTCGAGCAGCACGCCCTGGTCCGCCGCGACCTCGGCGGCCGGGCCCGCGTCGGGCTCGGAGTGCTGCGGCTCGGGCGGCAGGTGCACCCGCTCGTGCGCGAGGCGGCCCTGCCGGCGCTGCGGTCCCTCGCCGAGGACATCGGCGCCACCGCGCACCTGACCCTCGTGGACGGCACCGAGGCGCTCGCCGTGGCCGTCGTCGAGCCGACCTGGACCGACTACCACGTGGCCTACCGGCCCGGCTTCCGCCACCCGCTGGACCGCGGGGCGGCCGGGCGGGCCATTCTGGCGGCCCGTCAGGGCACGCTCACCGAGCCCGGCTACACACTGACCCACGGGGAGCTCGAAGCGGGCGCCAGCGGCGCGGCGGCGCCCCTCGTGGGCATCACGGGACTGGAGGGCAGCGTGGGCGTCGTGATGCTGTCCGACGCCGTGCCGGAGCGGGTCGGCCCGCGCGTCGTGGACGCCGCCCGCGAGGTCGCCGACGCCCTGCGCTGA
- a CDS encoding S16 family serine protease: MLSRLTRLPRPAALAVCALPVLGLFAAAAFAPLPFVIAQPGLTADVLGARDGKPVITVTGAPTRQTTGQLRMTTIQATGPSTTVTLPELVDDWFDSSRAVMPKEAVYPSGGSDKEIEEHNLEEMATSQSTATQAALGYLHKDPKDVKVQLNLADVGGPSAGLLFSLGIVDKLDGDGSGGDLTGGRTIAGTGTISADGKVGAVGGVALKTQAAQRDGASVFLVPEAECADAQSELPEGLRLVPVSSLTDAVQSLRALTRGEPVPSC; encoded by the coding sequence GTGCTCTCTCGCCTCACACGTCTGCCGCGTCCCGCCGCCCTGGCCGTCTGCGCCCTGCCCGTGCTCGGGCTGTTCGCCGCCGCGGCCTTCGCGCCGCTGCCCTTCGTGATCGCCCAGCCGGGGCTCACGGCCGACGTGCTCGGCGCCCGCGACGGCAAGCCCGTGATCACCGTGACGGGCGCCCCGACCCGGCAGACCACGGGCCAGCTCCGGATGACCACCATCCAGGCCACCGGTCCCTCCACCACCGTGACCCTGCCCGAGCTCGTCGACGACTGGTTCGACAGCAGCCGGGCGGTCATGCCCAAGGAGGCGGTCTACCCCTCGGGCGGAAGCGACAAGGAGATCGAGGAGCACAACCTGGAGGAAATGGCCACGTCGCAGTCGACGGCCACCCAGGCGGCCCTCGGCTACCTCCACAAGGACCCGAAGGACGTGAAGGTCCAGCTCAACCTCGCCGACGTGGGCGGCCCGAGCGCCGGCCTGCTCTTCTCCCTCGGCATCGTCGACAAGCTCGACGGCGACGGCAGCGGCGGCGATCTCACCGGCGGCCGCACCATCGCCGGTACGGGCACCATCAGCGCGGACGGCAAGGTCGGCGCGGTCGGCGGCGTGGCCCTGAAGACCCAGGCCGCGCAGCGCGACGGGGCGAGCGTGTTCCTCGTACCGGAGGCCGAGTGCGCCGATGCGCAGTCCGAACTCCCCGAGGGGCTCCGGCTGGTCCCCGTCAGTTCTCTGACGGATGCGGTGCAGTCGCTGCGTGCGCTGACCCGGGGAGAGCCGGTTCCGTCCTGCTGA
- a CDS encoding MFS transporter codes for MSRRPFAAVLAANTVSIAGSSLTLIGVPWFVLQTTGSAGRAGVVAFCATLPVVVAALVGGPVIDRIGRRRVSAASDLICAFSVGAIPLLHYAGALEFWMLCALMAVGGLVHTPGLTARGVLLPDLAEHAGTTVPRAASLYDAVSRGARMIGAALAGVLIAVFGAESALLLDAATFAVSALLVTAFLRGVPAAEPQRASGKISLAGYRAELAEGWTFLTRSRLLAGITLMVMMTNGLDQGWSAVLLPVHGREALGGATAVGLLVSLFGGFALLGALLYGVWGERFPRRTVYATAFLLCGAPRYAVAAFTDTPLPLAVTMALSGLGAGMLNPILTTVLYERVPDELRSRVSGVTTAGCELTMPLGGLAAGLLADGFGARPALLLFGGAYLLTTLAPLVFPAWRTMERLPETGRDPVATAQLSRTEPALPGSAHAATAPHPSEN; via the coding sequence ATGAGCCGACGACCGTTCGCGGCCGTCCTGGCCGCCAACACCGTTTCCATAGCCGGAAGTTCGCTCACCCTGATCGGCGTCCCGTGGTTCGTGCTCCAGACCACGGGCAGCGCCGGCCGGGCCGGGGTCGTCGCCTTCTGCGCCACCCTGCCGGTCGTCGTCGCCGCGCTCGTCGGCGGCCCGGTCATCGACCGGATCGGCCGCCGCCGGGTCTCCGCGGCCTCCGACCTCATCTGCGCCTTCTCGGTCGGCGCGATCCCGCTGCTGCACTACGCGGGCGCGCTGGAGTTCTGGATGCTGTGCGCGCTGATGGCCGTCGGGGGCCTCGTCCACACCCCCGGCCTGACCGCCCGCGGCGTCCTGCTGCCGGACCTCGCCGAGCACGCCGGGACCACCGTGCCGCGGGCGGCGAGCCTGTACGACGCGGTCTCCCGCGGAGCCCGGATGATCGGGGCCGCGCTGGCCGGCGTACTGATCGCGGTCTTCGGTGCCGAGTCCGCCCTGCTGCTGGACGCGGCCACCTTCGCCGTGTCGGCGCTGCTGGTCACCGCCTTCCTGCGCGGGGTACCGGCCGCCGAGCCGCAGCGCGCCTCCGGGAAGATCTCCTTGGCCGGCTACCGGGCCGAACTGGCCGAGGGCTGGACCTTCCTCACCCGCTCGCGGCTGCTGGCCGGCATCACCCTGATGGTGATGATGACCAACGGCCTGGACCAGGGCTGGTCCGCCGTCCTGCTGCCCGTGCACGGCCGCGAGGCCCTCGGCGGCGCCACCGCGGTCGGCCTGCTCGTCTCCCTCTTCGGCGGCTTCGCGCTGCTGGGCGCCCTGCTCTACGGGGTGTGGGGCGAGCGGTTTCCCCGCAGGACCGTGTACGCGACGGCCTTCCTGCTGTGCGGTGCACCCCGGTACGCGGTGGCCGCCTTCACCGACACCCCGCTGCCGCTCGCGGTGACGATGGCGCTGTCCGGGCTGGGCGCGGGCATGCTGAACCCGATCCTGACCACCGTGCTCTACGAGAGGGTTCCGGACGAGCTGCGCAGCCGCGTCTCGGGCGTGACCACGGCCGGCTGCGAGCTGACCATGCCGCTGGGCGGGCTCGCGGCGGGCCTGCTCGCCGACGGGTTCGGGGCGAGGCCGGCCCTGCTGCTGTTCGGCGGCGCGTACCTGCTGACCACGCTCGCACCGCTGGTCTTCCCGGCCTGGCGCACGATGGAGCGCCTGCCGGAGACCGGCCGGGATCCGGTCGCCACGGCGCAGCTCAGCAGGACGGAACCGGCTCTCCCCGGGTCAGCGCACGCAGCGACTGCACCGCATCCGTCAGAGAACTGA
- a CDS encoding transcriptional regulator: MPEEPEAPETPAEAELQVRKLDARSLRGLAHPLRMRMLAALRHDGPATASRLAEQFGESSGATSYHLRQLAAHGFVEDAPGHGKGRERWWKATHDGTQFDETLIYATDPETRGAAEAFLHEIMTIHAQEMNAWLGNAHTWPQEWRAASDLSDFTLRLSPAQSHELVHRMHELVNSYRNLPAADDAETVRIHTHAFPRHSGE, from the coding sequence ATGCCCGAAGAGCCGGAAGCCCCGGAAACCCCAGCGGAGGCGGAACTCCAGGTCCGCAAGCTCGATGCCCGCTCCTTGCGCGGCCTCGCCCACCCGCTGCGCATGCGCATGCTGGCCGCCCTGCGTCACGACGGCCCGGCCACGGCCTCGCGGCTGGCGGAGCAGTTCGGGGAGTCCAGCGGGGCCACCAGCTACCACCTGCGCCAGCTCGCCGCGCACGGGTTCGTCGAGGACGCGCCCGGGCACGGCAAGGGCCGCGAGCGGTGGTGGAAGGCCACCCACGACGGCACGCAGTTCGACGAGACCCTGATATACGCCACCGATCCGGAGACGCGCGGCGCCGCCGAAGCCTTCCTGCACGAGATCATGACGATCCACGCGCAGGAGATGAACGCCTGGCTCGGCAACGCCCACACCTGGCCCCAGGAGTGGCGGGCCGCTTCTGACCTCAGCGACTTCACACTGCGCCTGTCGCCCGCCCAGAGCCACGAACTCGTCCACAGGATGCACGAGTTGGTGAACAGCTACCGCAACCTGCCGGCGGCCGACGACGCGGAGACGGTCCGCATCCACACGCACGCCTTCCCGCGCCACAGCGGCGAGTAA
- a CDS encoding Lrp/AsnC family transcriptional regulator, with amino-acid sequence MGIDELDGRLIVLLAREPRIGVLEASRRLGVARGTVQARLDRLQSNGVIRGFGPQVDPAALGYPVTAFATLEIKQGQGADVRAHLDGVPEVLELHTTTGHGDMLCRLVARSNADLQRVIDRVVGFEGIVRASTAIVMENPVPLRVIPLVEQAAHEG; translated from the coding sequence ATGGGCATCGACGAACTCGACGGCCGGCTCATCGTCCTGCTCGCCCGCGAGCCCCGGATCGGCGTCCTGGAGGCCTCGCGCCGGCTCGGCGTGGCCCGCGGCACCGTGCAGGCCCGGCTCGACCGGCTCCAGTCGAACGGGGTCATCCGCGGCTTCGGACCGCAGGTGGACCCGGCGGCCCTCGGGTACCCGGTGACCGCGTTCGCGACGCTGGAGATCAAGCAAGGCCAAGGGGCCGACGTACGGGCGCACCTGGACGGCGTACCGGAGGTGCTGGAGCTGCACACCACCACCGGGCACGGGGACATGCTGTGCCGGCTGGTGGCGCGGTCCAACGCGGACCTCCAGCGGGTGATCGACCGGGTGGTCGGCTTCGAGGGGATCGTGCGGGCCTCGACGGCGATCGTGATGGAGAACCCGGTGCCGCTGCGGGTCATCCCCCTGGTGGAGCAGGCGGCGCACGAGGGCTGA
- the hppD gene encoding 4-hydroxyphenylpyruvate dioxygenase: protein MTESLVNLETTPHTAREADPFPVKGMDAVVFAVGNAKQAAHYYSTAFGMKLVAYSGPENGVRETASYVLTNGSARFVLTSVIKPTTDHGRFLAEHVTEHGDGVIDLAIEVPDARAAYAYAVEQGARGLDEPYEMKDEHGTVVLAAIATYGQTRHTLVERVDYTGPYLPGYVAVEPMVAAPAKRTFQAIDHCVGNVELGRMNEWVAFYNKVMGFTNMKEFVGDDIATEYSALMSKVVADGTKKVKFPINEPAIAKKKSQIDEYLEFYGGPGVQHIALASNDIVATVRTMRAAGVQFLSVPDSYYDTLGEWVGDTRVPIDELRELKILADRDEDGYLLQIFTKPVQDRPTVFFEIIERHGSMGFGKGNFKALFEAIEREQEKRGNL from the coding sequence ATGACTGAGTCTCTGGTGAACCTCGAAACCACCCCGCACACCGCGCGTGAGGCAGACCCCTTCCCGGTGAAGGGCATGGACGCGGTCGTCTTCGCCGTGGGCAACGCCAAGCAGGCCGCGCACTACTACTCCACCGCCTTCGGCATGAAGCTCGTCGCCTACTCCGGACCGGAGAACGGCGTCCGCGAGACGGCCAGCTACGTCCTGACCAACGGCTCCGCGCGCTTCGTCCTGACCTCGGTGATCAAGCCGACGACGGACCACGGCCGTTTCCTCGCCGAGCACGTCACCGAGCACGGCGACGGTGTCATCGACCTCGCCATCGAGGTCCCGGACGCGCGGGCGGCGTACGCGTACGCCGTCGAGCAGGGCGCGCGCGGGCTGGACGAGCCGTACGAGATGAAGGACGAGCACGGCACGGTCGTGCTGGCCGCCATCGCGACGTACGGGCAGACCCGCCACACGCTGGTCGAGCGCGTCGACTACACCGGGCCGTACCTGCCGGGTTACGTCGCCGTCGAGCCGATGGTGGCGGCGCCGGCCAAGCGGACCTTCCAGGCGATCGACCACTGCGTGGGCAACGTCGAGCTCGGCCGGATGAACGAGTGGGTCGCGTTCTACAACAAGGTCATGGGCTTCACGAACATGAAGGAGTTCGTGGGCGACGACATCGCGACCGAGTACTCGGCGCTGATGTCGAAGGTGGTCGCGGACGGGACGAAGAAGGTCAAGTTCCCGATCAACGAGCCGGCGATCGCGAAGAAGAAGTCGCAGATCGACGAGTACCTGGAGTTCTACGGCGGCCCCGGCGTCCAGCACATCGCGCTGGCCTCGAACGACATCGTGGCGACCGTGCGCACGATGCGCGCGGCGGGCGTGCAGTTCCTGTCGGTCCCGGACTCGTACTACGACACGCTCGGCGAGTGGGTCGGTGACACGCGGGTCCCGATCGACGAGCTGCGCGAGCTGAAGATCCTGGCCGACCGGGACGAGGACGGTTACCTGCTGCAGATCTTCACCAAGCCGGTTCAGGACCGTCCGACGGTGTTCTTCGAGATCATCGAGCGGCACGGGTCGATGGGCTTCGGCAAGGGCAACTTCAAGGCACTGTTCGAGGCGATCGAGCGGGAGCAGGAGAAGCGGGGCAACCTGTAG
- a CDS encoding tetratricopeptide repeat protein, whose translation MDRIDRIARIDEEAQQPAPPVTFTGRKTLVAAAVAVVLIAGALLIRPARQGDDARPPGPTERAASAVGMGAPAAAVDLTALVADREQWVAGHDKDDASWAVLGAAYLEQARRTAEPGWYPKAEKALKRSLEIRPAEKGNFDAMTGMGTLANARGDFATGKKWGELVRAQAPKRWTAYPVLVDAYTGLGDYKAAERSMERLVDLRPGLAAFIRASQVYRDRGWREDATMAMEHAGGAAKSPAEKAYVLFRLGELAWERGDAKEALRQYEGALRADPAQAEALGGRARALAGLGRGGEAVRDYRMALGRAQVPRLALELGELLDALGRGAEAKVPYDMLRTAAARGAAEGVNEAVVLGLFEADHGNPAAAVQRLTQEWSRHKNMQVADALAWALHKTGDDAGALEYAKKSTERGARSADFAYHRGMIERGLGDDAGARRHLEEALRTNPRFSPARVPLAKQALASIGQPPPGGPENMQPTKPWVAPDLPKAAKPKPSPSPKPAESGPSKA comes from the coding sequence ATGGACCGTATCGACCGAATCGCCCGAATCGACGAGGAAGCGCAGCAGCCCGCGCCACCCGTGACCTTCACCGGCCGCAAGACCCTCGTGGCGGCCGCGGTCGCGGTGGTCCTGATCGCCGGGGCCCTGCTGATCCGGCCGGCCCGCCAGGGCGACGACGCGCGCCCGCCGGGGCCCACCGAGCGGGCCGCCTCGGCGGTCGGCATGGGTGCGCCGGCGGCGGCGGTGGACCTGACGGCGCTGGTCGCGGACCGGGAGCAGTGGGTCGCGGGGCACGACAAGGACGACGCGTCCTGGGCGGTGCTCGGGGCGGCGTACCTGGAGCAGGCGCGCCGGACGGCGGAGCCCGGCTGGTATCCGAAGGCGGAGAAGGCGCTGAAGCGGTCGCTGGAGATCCGCCCGGCCGAGAAGGGCAACTTCGACGCGATGACGGGCATGGGCACGCTGGCCAATGCCCGGGGCGACTTCGCAACCGGGAAGAAGTGGGGCGAGCTCGTACGGGCGCAGGCGCCGAAGCGGTGGACGGCCTACCCGGTGCTGGTGGACGCGTACACGGGCCTCGGCGACTACAAGGCCGCCGAGCGGTCGATGGAGCGGCTGGTGGACCTGCGGCCGGGGCTGGCGGCGTTCATCCGGGCCTCGCAGGTGTACCGGGACCGCGGCTGGCGCGAGGACGCGACGATGGCGATGGAGCACGCGGGGGGTGCGGCGAAGTCGCCGGCGGAGAAGGCGTACGTGCTGTTCCGTCTCGGGGAGCTGGCCTGGGAGCGCGGGGACGCGAAGGAGGCGCTGCGCCAGTACGAGGGCGCGCTGCGGGCGGACCCGGCGCAGGCGGAGGCGCTGGGCGGCCGGGCCAGGGCGCTGGCCGGGCTGGGCCGGGGCGGGGAGGCGGTCCGGGACTACCGGATGGCGCTGGGCCGGGCGCAGGTGCCGCGGCTGGCGCTGGAGCTGGGCGAGCTGCTGGATGCGCTGGGGCGCGGGGCCGAGGCGAAGGTCCCGTACGACATGCTGCGCACGGCGGCGGCGCGGGGCGCGGCGGAGGGGGTGAACGAGGCGGTGGTCCTCGGCCTGTTCGAGGCGGACCACGGGAATCCGGCGGCGGCCGTGCAGCGGCTGACGCAGGAGTGGTCGCGGCACAAGAACATGCAGGTGGCGGATGCGCTGGCGTGGGCGCTGCACAAGACGGGCGACGACGCGGGGGCGCTGGAGTACGCGAAGAAGTCGACGGAGCGGGGGGCGCGGAGTGCGGACTTCGCGTACCACCGGGGGATGATCGAGCGGGGTCTGGGCGACGACGCGGGGGCCCGGCGCCACCTGGAGGAGGCGCTGCGCACGAACCCGCGGTTCTCCCCCGCGCGGGTCCCGCTGGCGAAGCAGGCCCTCGCCTCGATCGGCCAGCCGCCGCCGGGCGGCCCGGAGAACATGCAGCCGACCAAGCCGTGGGTCGCCCCGGACCTCCCGAAGGCGGCGAAGCCGAAGCCGAGCCCGTCGCCCAAGCCGGCCGAGTCCGGCCCGTCCAAGGCCTGA